One region of Chanodichthys erythropterus isolate Z2021 chromosome 19, ASM2448905v1, whole genome shotgun sequence genomic DNA includes:
- the slc16a3b gene encoding monocarboxylate transporter 4, translating into MGGAVVDTGDSGVKAPDGGWGWAVLFGCFVITGFSYAFPKAVSVFFKELIREFGVGYSDTAWISSILLAMLYGSGPLCSILVNRFGCRPVMMVGGLFASLGMIMASFATSIIHIYLCIGVITGLGLSLNFQPSLIMLNRYFSEKRPLANGLAAAGSPVALCCLSPLGQVLQYKYGWRGGFLILGGILLNCCACGALMRPLKAPKKTSEVEEKKETKPKPKAKLLDFTVFKDPGFVIYTVAAAIMVLGLFVPPVFVVSYAKELGNEDTKSSLLLTILGFIDIFARPTCGIIAGLKWVRPRCVYLFSFAMIFNGTTDLVGSLAKDYPSLVVFCIFFGISYGMVGALQFEVLMAIVGTEKFSSAIGLVLLVEAIAVLVGPPGAGRLLDYTKNYMYVFLLAGCEVVLSALVLCICNLLFIKMKPQEPDPPAKMEMAITETEMEELNKAPQDDQDNRGGAGENGKKQAVELEATTESDDKKVKELDSIELENASKKVTEPNGVTVEPESSL; encoded by the exons ATGGGTGGAGCGGTTGTCGACACTGGTGACAGCGGGGTCAAGGCACCTGATGGAGGATGGGGCTGGGCTGTCCTCTTCGGCTGCTTCGTCATAACTGGTTTCTCCTACGCATTTCCCAAAGCAGTCAGTGTCTTTTTCAAAGAGCTTATCCGGGAGTTTGGAGTGGGCTACAGTGACACTGCTTGGATCTCCTCCATTCTTCTTGCAATGCTTTATGGCTCAG GACCTCTATGCAGCATCCTAGTGAACCGTTTTGGGTGTCGCCCTGTGATGATGGTTGGGGGCCTTTTTGCTTCGCTGGGTATGATTATGGCATCCTTTGCAACCAGCATCATTCACATCTATCTCTGCATAGGAGTCATAACGG GTTTGGGTCTTTCTCTGAACTTTCAGCCATCTCTCATCATGCTGAACAGATATTTCAGTGAGAAAAGGCCCTTGGCCAATGGCCTGGCTGCAGCTGGAAGTCCCGTGGCTCTGTGCTGTTTGTCTCCTCTTGGTCAGGTTCTTCAATACAAGTATGGTTGGCGTGGAGGCTTCCTCATACTTGGAGGAATACTACTGAACTGCTGTGCATGTGGAGCCTTAATGAGGCCCTTGAAAGCACCGAAAAAAACAAGCGAGGTGgaagagaagaaagaaactAAACCCAAACCAAAGGCCAAGCTTCTTGACTTCACCGTCTTTAAAGATCCTGGCTTTGTGATTTACACTGTGGCTGCGGCCATTATGGTGCTTGGTCTTTTTGTGCCTCCTGTGTTTGTGGTAAGCTATGCCAAGGAACTGGGCAATGAGGACACCAAGTCTTCCTTGTTGCTCACCATACTGGGGTTTATTGACATCTTCGCCAGGCCCACGTGCGGCATCATCGCTGGGCTCAAGTGGGTGAGGCCACGGTGCGTTTACCTCTTCAGTTTTGCTATGATCTTCAACGGCACCACTGATCTTGTCGGCTCCTTGGCCAAAGACTATCCATCTCTTGTGGTGTTCTGCATCTTCTTCGGTATCTCCTATGGCATGGTTGGAGCCTTACAGTTTGAAGTGTTGATGGCCATTGTGGGAACAGAGAAGTTCTCCAGTGCCATCGGCTTGGTGCTCTTGGTCGAAGCCATTGCTGTGTTGGTGGGACCACCTGGAGCAG GTCGTCTTCTGGATTACACAAAGAACTACATGTATGTCTTCCTGCTGGCCGGTTGTGAAGTGGTGCTCTCTGCCCTTGTGCTCTGCATTTGTAACTTGCTCTTCATCAAAATGAAGCCCCAAGAGCCTGACCCTCCAGCCAAGATGGAGATGGCCATTACTGAGACCGAGATGGAGGAGCTCAACAAAGCACCACAGGACGACCAAGACAACAGAGGTGGTGCTGGTGAGAACGGGAAGAAGCAAGCCGTCGAACTGGAAGCAACCACAGAATCTGATGATAAAAAGGTTAAAGAGTTGGACTCGATAGAGTTGGAGAATGCTTCCAAAAAGGTGACTGAACCAAACGGTGTGACTGTAGAACCTGAATCCTCTCTGTGA
- the csnk1db gene encoding casein kinase I, translating to MELRVGNRYRLGRKIGSGSFGDIYLGTDISVGEEVAIKLECVKTKHPQLHIESKIYKMMQGGVGIPTIKWCGAEGDYNVMVMELLGPSLEDLFNFCSRKFSLKTVLLLADQMISRIEYIHSKNFIHRDVKPDNFLMGLGKKGNLVYIIDFGLAKKYRDARTHQHIPYRENKNLTGTARYASINTHLGIEQSRRDDLESLGYVLMYFNLGSLPWQGLKAATKRQKYERISEKKMSTPIEVLCKGYPSEFATYLNFCRSLRFDDKPDYSYLRQLFRNLFHRQGFSYDYVFDWNMLKFGANRTAEEAERERRERDERMRHSRNPAARGIPAASGRPRPTQDGAPPTPLTPTSHTANTSSPRPVTGMERERKVSMRLHRGAPVNVSSSDLTGRQDTSRMSTSQNSIPFDHHGK from the exons GCACAGACATTTCAGTTGGAGAAGAAGTGGCCATCAAACTGGAATGTGTGAAGACGAAGCACCCTCAGCTCCACATCGAGAGCAAGATTTACAAGATGATGCAGGGTGGAG TTGGAATCCCTACCATAAAGTGGTGTGGTGCAGAAGGAGATTACAACGTGATGGTGATGGAGTTGCTCGGCCCAAGTCTGGAGGATCTCTTCAATTTCTGCTCCAGGAAGTTCAGCCTGAAGACTGTCCTGCTGTTGGCTGATCAGATG ATCAGCCGCATTGAGTACATCCACTCCAAGAACTTCATTCACAGGGACGTGAAGCCTGATAATTTTCTGATGGGCTTGGGAAAGAAAGGCAACCTGGTCTACATCATTGACTTTGGTCTGGCTAAGAAATACCGTGACGCACGAACACACCAGCACATTCCCTATCGCGAGAACAAGAACCTGACGGGCACTGCGCGATATGCATCCATCAACACACACCTTGGCATTG AGCAGTCTCGGCGGGATGACCTGGAGTCTCTTGGTTATGTGCTGATGTACTTCAACTTGGGCTCGCTGCCTTGGCAGGGACTGAAAGCCGCCACCAAGAGACAGAAGTATGAGCGCATCAGTGAAAAGAAGATGTCCACCCCCATTGAAGTTCTTTGCAAGGGCTACCCAT CTGAATTTGCCACGTACCTCAACTTTTGCCGGTCACTGCGATTTGATGACAAGCCAGACTACTCGTACTTGAGGCAACTCTTCAGGAATCTGTTCCACAGACAGGGCTTTTCCTATGACTACGTGTTTGATTGGAACATGCTCAAATTT GGCGCTAACCGTACAGCAGAGGAGGCAGAACGTGAGAGGAGAGAGCGGGACGAGCGGATGAGGCACAGCAGGAATCCTGCCGCTCGAGGGATCCCAGCAGCCTCAGGCAGACCCCGCCCCACACAGGATGGTGCTCCTCCCACCCCCCTCACACCCACCTCTCACACAG CAAACACATCCTCACCAAGACCAGTCACTGGCATGGAGCGTGAACGAAAGGTCAGCATGCGGCTTCATCGTGGCGCCCCAGTTAACGTGTCGTCCTCAGACCTGACAGGGCGGCAAGACACTTCCCGCATGTCCACATCACAG AATAGCATTCCCTTCGATCACCACGGCAAGTAG